The following are encoded together in the Candidatus Manganitrophus noduliformans genome:
- a CDS encoding PAS domain-containing sensor histidine kinase, protein MRREATKKELAEQVAELRARLEEAEETLRAIRKGEVDALIVEGAEGPQIFTLKGADHTYRVLIEAMDEAASVLADDGTLLYANRCFAKMLKTPLEKLIGHSILPFIGPKDQATFEALIREGRKGTRKGEIALKTGGGNLLPAYVTVNTIELDQVCRIGLVITDLTEQKRNEEIVAAEKLARSILEQAAEAIVVCDEGGRIIRASRMAHRLCDKNPIFQPFDAVFPLYLSPKGSAVISEAPGGDQGRPFSIASVLKGEAIQGVEARFEKEDGERFDLLVSAGVLFGAGSRRIGCVVTLTNISERKRAEEELKRKTLEAQEASRLKSYFVSNVSHELRTPLNSIIGYTYLLLGGTYGSLDEAQRTSLEAVSRNAKELLILVNDILNLSRIESGKLSLEVDSVRLRPLVEEALTAVKPLLTGKSLALQVKFAPGIGPLQTDGFKVKQILINLLSNAVKFTQNGKITLRVENRPEKKGIEMVIEDTGIGIPPEQLSKIFDPFYQADGDMTREYGGVGLGLTIVKELVAHLQGDIQVESQYGDGSTFTVFLPYRIEV, encoded by the coding sequence ATGCGGCGGGAGGCGACCAAGAAAGAGCTGGCTGAACAGGTGGCGGAGCTTCGCGCGCGGCTTGAAGAGGCGGAAGAGACCCTCCGCGCGATCCGCAAAGGAGAGGTCGATGCCCTGATTGTCGAGGGGGCGGAGGGGCCCCAAATCTTTACCTTGAAGGGAGCCGACCATACCTACCGGGTTCTGATCGAAGCGATGGATGAGGCGGCTTCGGTTCTGGCGGACGACGGCACCCTCCTCTACGCAAATCGATGTTTTGCGAAGATGCTGAAGACCCCGCTGGAGAAACTGATCGGCCATTCGATTCTGCCGTTTATCGGGCCGAAGGACCAGGCGACCTTCGAAGCGCTCATCCGGGAGGGGAGGAAAGGAACCCGAAAGGGGGAGATCGCGTTAAAAACCGGGGGGGGGAATCTGCTGCCGGCGTACGTCACGGTGAACACCATCGAGCTCGATCAGGTTTGCCGGATCGGTCTGGTCATCACCGATCTCACCGAGCAGAAACGGAACGAGGAGATCGTTGCCGCCGAGAAGCTGGCCCGGTCGATCCTGGAGCAGGCGGCGGAGGCGATTGTCGTCTGCGACGAAGGGGGCCGGATCATCCGCGCCAGCCGGATGGCCCATCGCCTTTGCGATAAAAATCCGATCTTCCAGCCGTTCGATGCGGTTTTTCCCCTCTATTTGTCTCCGAAAGGATCGGCGGTGATTTCCGAAGCGCCCGGCGGCGATCAGGGCCGCCCCTTCTCGATCGCATCGGTTCTGAAGGGGGAGGCCATCCAGGGGGTCGAGGCGCGCTTTGAAAAAGAAGACGGAGAGCGGTTCGATCTGCTGGTGAGTGCCGGCGTCCTCTTCGGAGCCGGAAGCCGGCGGATCGGCTGCGTCGTGACGCTGACGAACATCAGCGAGCGCAAGCGGGCGGAGGAGGAGCTGAAGCGCAAGACGCTCGAAGCACAGGAAGCGAGCCGGTTGAAATCGTATTTCGTCTCCAATGTCTCTCATGAGTTGAGAACCCCGCTGAACAGCATTATCGGTTATACCTATCTTCTGCTCGGGGGAACGTATGGTTCCCTCGATGAGGCGCAGCGCACGTCGCTCGAAGCGGTCTCCCGGAACGCGAAGGAGCTCTTAATTTTGGTTAATGACATCTTGAATCTTTCGCGGATCGAATCGGGAAAGCTCTCTCTGGAGGTCGATTCCGTTCGCCTTCGCCCCCTGGTCGAGGAGGCTCTCACCGCGGTGAAGCCGCTTCTCACGGGGAAATCGCTCGCGCTGCAAGTGAAATTCGCCCCCGGCATCGGCCCTTTGCAGACCGACGGGTTCAAGGTCAAGCAAATTCTGATCAACCTTCTCTCCAACGCGGTTAAGTTTACACAGAATGGAAAGATTACCCTCCGGGTTGAAAACCGGCCCGAAAAAAAGGGGATCGAAATGGTCATCGAGGATACGGGAATTGGGATTCCGCCGGAGCAGCTCTCGAAGATCTTCGACCCCTTCTACCAAGCCGACGGCGATATGACCCGGGAGTATGGCGGGGTCGGCCTCGGCTTGACCATCGTCAAAGAGCTGGTCGCTCATCTTCAGGGGGATATCCAGGTCGAGAGTCAATACGGCGATGGATCGACCTTCACCGTTTTTCTCCCGTATCGGATTGAAGTTTAA
- the kaiB gene encoding circadian clock protein KaiB: MARRKTGDKKNKSMEPLWELRLYVAGLTAKSMTALANLKKICEAHLDGKYRIEVIDLLKQPQLARGDQILATPTLVRKLPPPVKKIIGDLSNAERVLVGLDLRPIHERTLE, encoded by the coding sequence ATGGCACGGAGAAAAACAGGGGATAAAAAAAACAAATCGATGGAGCCCCTCTGGGAATTGCGTCTTTATGTCGCCGGTCTGACCGCCAAGTCGATGACCGCCTTGGCCAATTTAAAAAAGATCTGTGAAGCCCATTTGGATGGAAAGTATCGGATCGAAGTCATCGATTTATTGAAGCAACCGCAACTCGCGCGAGGAGACCAGATCTTAGCGACGCCGACGCTGGTTCGAAAGCTCCCCCCGCCTGTTAAAAAAATCATCGGCGATTTGTCGAACGCGGAGCGGGTTCTCGTCGGGCTCGACCTCCGCCCTATTCATGAGAGAACGTTAGAGTGA
- a CDS encoding circadian clock KaiB family protein, translating to MKRVSKKTNAAASMMENLSVEKYQLRLFVTGATPQSTRAIMNIREICETHLKGRYNLEIYDLYQQPSLAKKEGIIAVPTLIKRSPLPPRRLVGDLSSQGRVLLGLGITA from the coding sequence GTGAAGAGAGTCAGTAAAAAAACGAATGCCGCTGCTTCTATGATGGAAAATCTTTCCGTTGAAAAATATCAACTCCGGCTCTTCGTGACGGGGGCCACGCCTCAGTCGACGCGGGCCATCATGAACATCAGGGAGATATGCGAAACACATCTGAAAGGGAGATACAATCTGGAAATCTACGATCTCTACCAGCAGCCCTCTTTGGCGAAAAAGGAAGGGATCATCGCGGTCCCGACACTGATCAAACGGTCCCCCCTTCCGCCCAGGAGACTCGTCGGCGATCTCTCCAGCCAAGGGCGGGTTCTCTTGGGGCTGGGAATAACGGCTTAG
- the kaiC gene encoding circadian clock protein KaiC, translating to MGSESAIGKGGESSVLKVKASPSQNLFKKSPTGIKGLDEITAGGFPKGRLTLICGGPGCGKSLMATQFLVKGAVHYDEPGVYVSFEERPEEIIQNVASIGFDLAGLIAKKKIVLDYVHVERSEIEEIGEYDLGGLFVRLEEAIQAAGAKRVVIDTMETLFAGLSNAAVLRSEIRRLFRWLKDKGVTAVVTAEQNGAAFTRQGLEEYVSDCVILLDHRVKDELSTRRLRVVKYRGSEHGTNEYPFLIEEKGISVLPITSSLLDHPAPMDRISTGIAGLDEMLDGEGYFRGSTVLISGTAGTGKTSMAAHFASAVCRRGERCIYFTFEESVAQILRNMRSIGLNLGVWVKKGDLKFNAVRPTLSGLERHLVSVHKMIQEFAPIAVVIDPITNLTTVGQTMEVQLMLTRLIGFLKAKGITTLFTSLIGGGHVVAQSEVGISSLIDTWILLRDMESGGERNRVVEVLKSRGMAHSNQIREFYFSNRGIKLLDVYLGPTGVLTGSARIAQESRERSALLAQRQEVERKRRDALRKRRGLETQISALQAELDAEEQELRRLSEEEHQRFQQVLADRAALARSRKADPSSNGIKAEKSRS from the coding sequence ATGGGTTCCGAATCAGCCATTGGGAAAGGAGGAGAATCGTCCGTATTGAAGGTAAAAGCGAGCCCATCGCAAAATCTATTTAAGAAGTCTCCCACGGGAATAAAAGGCCTGGATGAAATTACCGCCGGTGGATTCCCCAAGGGCCGTCTCACCTTGATTTGCGGCGGTCCGGGATGCGGTAAATCGCTGATGGCGACGCAGTTTTTGGTCAAGGGAGCGGTCCATTACGATGAACCGGGCGTCTACGTCTCTTTCGAGGAGCGTCCCGAGGAAATAATTCAGAATGTCGCTTCGATCGGATTTGATCTGGCCGGCCTGATCGCGAAAAAGAAAATCGTCCTCGACTATGTTCACGTCGAACGGAGCGAGATCGAAGAGATCGGGGAGTATGACCTCGGCGGGCTCTTTGTCCGGTTAGAAGAGGCGATCCAAGCGGCCGGGGCCAAGCGGGTGGTCATCGACACCATGGAAACCCTTTTTGCCGGACTGAGCAACGCCGCGGTCCTTCGATCGGAAATCCGGCGCCTCTTCCGGTGGTTAAAGGACAAAGGGGTGACCGCCGTTGTGACTGCGGAGCAGAACGGGGCCGCATTTACGCGGCAGGGACTGGAAGAGTATGTTTCCGATTGCGTGATCCTCCTCGATCATCGGGTCAAAGACGAGCTCTCCACGCGAAGGCTGCGGGTGGTGAAGTACCGCGGCTCGGAGCACGGGACGAATGAATACCCCTTCCTCATCGAAGAGAAGGGGATCTCGGTCCTTCCGATTACCTCCTCCCTCTTAGACCATCCTGCTCCGATGGATCGGATTTCAACCGGTATTGCCGGATTGGATGAGATGCTGGACGGCGAGGGCTACTTCCGGGGAAGCACCGTCCTGATCTCGGGGACGGCCGGCACCGGAAAGACGAGTATGGCGGCCCATTTCGCCAGCGCCGTCTGCCGCCGGGGAGAGCGGTGTATTTACTTCACCTTTGAGGAATCGGTCGCTCAGATTCTCCGCAATATGCGATCGATCGGGTTAAATCTCGGCGTCTGGGTAAAAAAAGGAGATCTGAAGTTCAATGCGGTCCGACCGACCCTCTCCGGCTTGGAGCGGCACCTCGTCAGCGTCCATAAAATGATTCAGGAGTTCGCGCCGATCGCCGTCGTCATCGACCCGATCACCAACCTGACCACGGTCGGGCAGACGATGGAAGTCCAACTGATGTTGACCCGGCTGATCGGCTTTTTAAAGGCGAAGGGGATCACGACCCTCTTCACCAGTTTGATCGGCGGGGGGCATGTTGTCGCGCAATCGGAGGTCGGCATCTCTTCCTTGATCGATACCTGGATTTTGCTTCGCGATATGGAGAGCGGGGGGGAGCGGAACCGGGTGGTCGAGGTCTTGAAGTCGCGCGGGATGGCCCACTCGAATCAGATCCGGGAGTTCTATTTCAGCAATCGGGGGATCAAACTTCTCGACGTCTATCTTGGACCGACAGGGGTGCTGACCGGCTCGGCCCGGATCGCGCAGGAGTCGCGGGAGCGGTCGGCCCTTCTGGCGCAGCGCCAGGAAGTCGAGCGGAAGCGGCGCGATGCTCTTCGGAAACGGAGAGGGCTTGAAACGCAGATCTCGGCCCTTCAGGCCGAACTGGACGCGGAGGAGCAGGAGTTGCGCCGGCTGTCGGAAGAGGAGCATCAGCGGTTCCAGCAAGTTCTGGCGGATCGGGCGGCTCTCGCCCGGAGCCGCAAGGCCGATCCTTCCTCGAACGGGATCAAGGCGGAAAAATCGAGAAGCTGA
- a CDS encoding DUF4168 domain-containing protein, with protein sequence MNHFRANLRWVFILMIGAIGWMGMMSESAADTAPGTATDPAEVEKYVKARIDLGESMRDYFRRRGAPRFGDPEGGGPSMEELQKMEEEINAEVAKVLAKHDLTIAEYQKRSPEVFADKEAVNRFLSEHPDLKQRYEALPPSPRRGR encoded by the coding sequence ATGAACCACTTTCGAGCGAATCTCAGATGGGTTTTCATCCTCATGATCGGCGCCATCGGGTGGATGGGAATGATGTCCGAATCGGCCGCCGACACCGCGCCGGGGACCGCGACCGATCCGGCGGAAGTCGAAAAGTATGTGAAGGCGCGGATCGATCTGGGGGAATCGATGCGGGATTATTTCCGCCGGCGGGGAGCGCCGCGATTCGGCGATCCGGAGGGAGGGGGCCCCTCGATGGAAGAATTGCAAAAAATGGAAGAGGAGATCAATGCGGAGGTGGCGAAGGTGCTCGCCAAACATGATCTCACGATCGCAGAGTACCAGAAGCGAAGCCCGGAGGTCTTTGCGGACAAAGAAGCCGTAAACCGATTCTTATCGGAGCATCCCGACTTAAAGCAACGCTACGAAGCCCTGCCGCCGAGCCCGCGGCGAGGGAGATAG
- a CDS encoding aldo/keto reductase: protein MDYVGLGRTGLKVSRLCLGTMNFGPETSEQESFAIMDKALELGINFFDTANVYGWKRGEGWTEQIIGRWLAQGGGRRDQIVLATKVYGRMGELENERRLSAYHIRRACEESLRRLQTDHIDLYQMHHIDPETPWEEIWQAMEILVQQGKVIYVGSSNFPAWQIATANQLAARRHFMGLVSEQSIYSLQTRTIELEVIPVCRAYGLGLIPYSPLAGGLLAGALAKPTEGRRSTEEFQSEVEKHRAQLTQYEDLCKQIGESPSTVALAWVLSNPVVTAPIIGPRTLAQLTDSLRALEITLDEQLLRQLDKIWPGPRGEAPEAYAW from the coding sequence ATGGACTATGTTGGATTGGGACGAACCGGGCTCAAGGTCAGCCGTCTTTGCCTCGGCACGATGAACTTTGGACCGGAGACGAGTGAGCAGGAAAGCTTCGCCATCATGGACAAGGCGTTGGAGCTCGGGATCAATTTTTTTGATACCGCCAACGTCTACGGTTGGAAGCGCGGCGAAGGGTGGACGGAGCAGATCATCGGCCGCTGGCTCGCGCAAGGCGGCGGCCGCCGCGACCAGATCGTCCTGGCGACGAAGGTCTACGGCCGGATGGGGGAGTTGGAGAACGAGCGGCGGCTCTCCGCCTATCACATCCGGCGGGCCTGCGAGGAGAGCCTGCGGCGGCTGCAGACCGACCACATCGATCTCTACCAGATGCATCACATCGACCCGGAAACCCCTTGGGAAGAGATCTGGCAGGCGATGGAGATCTTGGTGCAGCAGGGAAAGGTGATCTACGTCGGAAGCAGCAACTTCCCCGCCTGGCAGATCGCCACCGCAAATCAGCTCGCCGCGCGGCGCCACTTCATGGGACTCGTCAGCGAGCAGAGCATCTACAGCCTGCAAACAAGAACGATCGAGTTGGAAGTCATCCCCGTCTGCCGCGCCTACGGCCTTGGACTGATTCCTTACAGTCCCCTCGCCGGCGGTCTCCTGGCCGGGGCCCTCGCAAAGCCGACCGAAGGGCGGCGGAGCACGGAGGAGTTCCAGTCCGAGGTCGAAAAACATCGCGCCCAGTTGACGCAGTATGAAGATCTCTGCAAACAGATCGGCGAATCGCCGTCGACGGTCGCCCTCGCCTGGGTCCTCTCCAATCCGGTCGTTACCGCCCCGATCATCGGCCCCCGGACCCTGGCGCAGCTGACCGACAGCCTCCGCGCGCTCGAGATCACCCTCGACGAACAGCTCCTCCGGCAGTTGGATAAAATCTGGCCCGGCCCCCGGGGAGAGGCGCCGGAAGCCTACGCCTGGTAG